One Streptomyces sp. NBC_01237 genomic region harbors:
- a CDS encoding MarR family winged helix-turn-helix transcriptional regulator: MSDEDANSGAVPTLDQARSQIARYGLDADPQAVLVAVRLMTAGARLDRASEVHFSRFGLSIGRYRLLVDLEDGGGGKSPSLLAKSLGVSRATVTGLVDGLEREGLVTRHASMEDGRGAVVALTACGAQRLRGMAADHFARLQALVGGLTADERGLFLDLLERITWGIGALTAE, from the coding sequence ATGAGTGACGAGGACGCGAACTCCGGCGCTGTGCCCACGCTTGATCAGGCGCGGAGTCAGATCGCGCGGTACGGGCTCGACGCCGACCCGCAGGCGGTGCTTGTGGCCGTGCGTCTGATGACCGCCGGGGCGCGGCTGGACCGTGCGTCCGAAGTGCACTTCTCCCGTTTCGGGCTGTCGATCGGGCGCTACCGCCTCCTGGTGGACCTTGAGGACGGCGGCGGGGGGAAGTCGCCGTCGCTGCTCGCGAAGAGCCTCGGTGTCTCGCGTGCCACGGTGACCGGCCTGGTGGACGGGCTTGAGCGCGAGGGCCTCGTGACCCGCCACGCGTCCATGGAGGACGGGCGGGGTGCGGTGGTCGCGCTCACCGCGTGCGGTGCCCAGCGGCTGCGCGGTATGGCCGCGGATCACTTCGCGCGCCTCCAGGCGCTGGTCGGCGGGCTGACCGCCGACGAGCGCGGGCTGTTCCTGGATCTGCTGGAACGGATCACCTGGGGGATCGGCGCACTGACCGCCGAGTAG
- a CDS encoding coagulation factor 5/8 type domain-containing protein, with translation MHVPPTPAGGYRRSRVLGLAAFALSLIMAVPTAGTAFGEEAAAVPGGGDLGPNVLVFDPSTPGIQAKVDEIFKKQESAQFGSDRYALMFKPGTYDNINAQLGFYTSIAGLGLNPDDTTFNGDVTVDAGWFNGNATQNFWRSAENLALKPVNGTNRWAVSQAAPFRRMHVKGGLNLAPDGYGWASGGYIADSRIDGTVSPYSQQQWYTRDSAIGGWGNGVWNMTFSGVEGAPAQSFPQPPYTTLETTPVSREKPFLYLDGADYKVFVPAKRTGARGTSWGNGTPQGESIPLDRFYVVKPGASAATINEAVDQGLHLLFTPGIYHIDRPIEIDRPDTVALGLGLATIIPDNGVSAIKVGDVDGVKLAGLLIDAGPVNSETLVEVGPDNASADHSANPTSLQDVFVRIGGAGPGRATTSIVVNSDDTIIDHTWVWRADHGEGVGWETNRADYGVHVKGDDVLATGLFVEHFNKYDVRWSGERGRTIFFQNEKAYDAPNQAAIQNGDIKGYAAYKVDDSVTTHEGWGMGSYCYFNVDPTIRQQHGFQAPVKPGVKFHDLLVVSLGGKGQYEHVINDTGSPTSGSDTVPSQVVSFP, from the coding sequence ATGCATGTTCCCCCCACACCGGCAGGCGGATACCGCCGCTCCCGCGTGCTCGGCCTCGCCGCCTTCGCGCTCTCGCTGATCATGGCCGTCCCCACCGCCGGCACGGCGTTCGGCGAGGAGGCCGCGGCCGTTCCCGGCGGCGGCGACCTCGGGCCCAATGTGCTGGTCTTCGACCCGTCGACGCCCGGCATCCAGGCCAAGGTCGACGAGATCTTCAAGAAGCAGGAGTCCGCGCAGTTCGGCAGCGACCGCTACGCGCTGATGTTCAAGCCGGGCACGTACGACAACATCAACGCCCAGCTCGGCTTCTACACCTCGATCGCCGGGCTCGGGCTCAACCCCGACGACACCACCTTCAACGGTGATGTGACCGTCGACGCCGGGTGGTTCAACGGCAACGCCACCCAGAACTTCTGGCGGTCGGCGGAGAACCTGGCGCTCAAGCCGGTCAACGGCACCAACCGGTGGGCCGTCTCCCAGGCCGCGCCCTTCCGGCGGATGCACGTCAAGGGCGGGCTCAACCTCGCTCCCGACGGATACGGCTGGGCCAGCGGCGGCTACATCGCCGACAGCAGGATCGACGGCACGGTCTCGCCGTACTCTCAGCAGCAGTGGTACACCCGGGACAGCGCGATCGGCGGCTGGGGCAACGGCGTCTGGAACATGACGTTCTCCGGCGTCGAGGGCGCGCCCGCGCAGAGCTTCCCGCAGCCTCCGTACACCACGCTGGAGACCACACCCGTCTCGCGCGAGAAGCCGTTCCTCTATCTGGACGGCGCCGACTACAAGGTGTTCGTCCCCGCCAAGCGCACCGGCGCACGCGGCACTTCATGGGGCAACGGGACCCCGCAGGGCGAGTCGATCCCGCTGGACCGGTTCTACGTCGTGAAGCCGGGCGCGAGCGCCGCCACCATCAACGAGGCCGTCGACCAGGGGCTGCATCTGCTCTTCACCCCGGGCATCTACCACATCGACCGGCCCATCGAGATCGACCGCCCGGACACCGTGGCCCTCGGGCTCGGGCTCGCCACGATCATTCCGGACAACGGAGTGAGCGCGATCAAGGTCGGGGACGTCGACGGGGTGAAGCTGGCCGGTCTGCTGATCGACGCCGGTCCGGTCAACTCCGAGACGCTGGTGGAGGTCGGGCCGGACAACGCCTCCGCCGACCACTCGGCCAACCCGACCTCGCTCCAGGACGTGTTCGTACGGATCGGCGGCGCCGGCCCCGGCAGGGCGACCACCAGCATCGTCGTCAACAGCGACGACACGATCATCGACCACACCTGGGTCTGGCGCGCGGACCACGGCGAGGGCGTCGGCTGGGAGACCAACCGGGCCGACTACGGAGTCCATGTGAAGGGCGACGACGTCCTGGCCACCGGGCTGTTCGTCGAACACTTCAACAAGTACGACGTGCGGTGGTCCGGCGAGCGGGGCCGGACGATCTTCTTCCAGAACGAGAAGGCGTACGACGCCCCCAACCAGGCCGCCATCCAGAACGGCGACATCAAGGGGTACGCCGCCTACAAGGTCGACGACTCCGTCACCACCCACGAGGGCTGGGGCATGGGGAGCTACTGCTACTTCAACGTCGACCCGACCATCCGTCAGCAGCACGGGTTCCAGGCCCCGGTGAAGCCCGGCGTGAAGTTCCACGATCTGCTGGTCGTCTCGCTGGGCGGCAAGGGCCAGTACGAGCACGTCATCAACGACACCGGGTCCCCCACGTCCGGTTCGGACACCGTCCCCTCGCAGGTGGTGTCCTTCCCGTAG
- the cpt gene encoding chloramphenicol phosphotransferase CPT, translating to MIVLNGGSSSGKSGIVRCLQSVLPDPWLAFGVDTLVDAMPASLLTSDTGIEFAPDGEVVVGPGFRTLEAAWIEGLVAMAGAGARIVVDEVFLGGGESQQRWLRALGGLRVLWVGVRCDGAVAAGRETARGDRVAGMAASQADMVHRGVSYDLEVDTTHTESMECARIIAARVG from the coding sequence ATGATCGTTCTCAACGGTGGTTCCAGTTCGGGGAAGTCCGGGATCGTCCGCTGTCTCCAGTCGGTGCTGCCGGACCCCTGGCTGGCCTTCGGGGTCGACACCCTGGTCGACGCGATGCCCGCGTCCCTGCTGACCTCGGACACCGGGATCGAGTTCGCTCCGGACGGTGAGGTGGTCGTCGGCCCCGGCTTCCGGACGTTGGAGGCGGCGTGGATCGAAGGGCTCGTCGCGATGGCGGGTGCGGGTGCCCGGATCGTCGTCGACGAGGTCTTCCTGGGCGGAGGGGAGTCCCAGCAGCGGTGGCTGCGGGCCCTCGGCGGGCTGCGGGTGCTGTGGGTGGGGGTCAGGTGCGACGGGGCGGTCGCCGCGGGCCGCGAGACCGCGCGGGGTGACCGGGTCGCCGGGATGGCGGCGTCGCAGGCGGACATGGTCCACCGGGGCGTGTCCTACGACCTGGAGGTGGACACGACACACACCGAGTCGATGGAGTGTGCGCGGATCATCGCCGCCCGCGTCGGGTGA
- a CDS encoding NmrA family NAD(P)-binding protein: MITIMGATGATGGALLRRLIELDIPCRAISRTPDGLRAAIGAQAPVEVVGADAADPRALRAAFDGSTQLFLAMANSPRQVALEINAVDAAAACGVRHVVKLSAPAAEPDSPVAVSRGHWQVEAHLAATGMVATLLRPYAFMQKLLLNAPAVAEGVLVAAMRDVPCNYIDVRDIADVAAEVLLRPGLDGVTYTLTGPRAFSCPELAHLLGELTGRRVRHIDLPPDDFHGHLVRTAHLPDWLASHVVEIQRLAVARPESPNGTVEAVLGRPARTLDAFLREHRAVFAPGI; encoded by the coding sequence GTGATCACCATCATGGGCGCGACCGGCGCCACCGGCGGCGCGCTGCTCCGGCGCCTGATCGAGCTGGACATCCCCTGCCGTGCGATCAGCCGCACTCCGGACGGACTGCGCGCCGCGATCGGCGCGCAGGCGCCGGTCGAGGTCGTCGGTGCGGACGCCGCGGACCCCCGCGCGCTCCGCGCCGCGTTCGACGGCTCCACGCAACTGTTCCTCGCCATGGCCAACAGCCCGCGGCAAGTCGCGTTGGAGATCAACGCGGTGGACGCCGCGGCCGCGTGCGGCGTACGGCACGTCGTCAAACTCTCCGCCCCGGCCGCCGAGCCCGACTCGCCGGTTGCCGTCTCGCGCGGGCACTGGCAGGTCGAGGCGCACCTCGCGGCGACCGGCATGGTGGCCACGCTGCTCCGGCCCTACGCGTTCATGCAGAAGCTGCTCCTGAACGCTCCGGCGGTCGCCGAGGGCGTGCTCGTCGCGGCGATGCGCGACGTGCCCTGCAACTACATCGACGTCCGGGACATCGCCGATGTCGCCGCGGAGGTCCTCCTGCGCCCCGGCCTCGACGGGGTCACGTACACGCTGACCGGCCCGCGGGCCTTCAGCTGTCCGGAACTCGCGCATCTTCTCGGTGAGCTGACCGGCCGGCGCGTCCGTCACATCGACCTGCCTCCGGACGACTTCCACGGCCATCTCGTCCGCACCGCACACCTGCCGGACTGGCTCGCGAGCCATGTCGTGGAGATCCAGCGACTGGCCGTCGCGCGTCCCGAGTCCCCGAACGGGACGGTGGAGGCCGTCCTCGGCCGCCCCGCCCGGACGCTCGACGCCTTCCTCCGCGAGCACCGCGCCGTGTTCGCGCCGGGCATCTGA
- a CDS encoding XRE family transcriptional regulator, with amino-acid sequence MTRKTGNVLLAARMSAAGLKQHELASRLNEHIESLTGRPGSLQDRHIRNYLTGTTRWPHARQRIALEREFGCSAEELGFVPRQRTGPPDGIRAMAPGNPVERRDFTQRAAVMAATVVLPPGRTTVGISDVRRVGQALASLYRQECRVGGTARIEAQLLTWMRHALSLLDSGRASARVRSMLYAAAANAASTAGWAAFDSRNQQRAAHHLDRAVTLAGLSGDADAMHRVWNNVAMLAGQRGGLIESLHASQAVRDAGMARRDPLYASQAHARIALSHARLRDKRSALRALGHAEDALARADLSHRPTWLAFYDHAELHGLAGIVHHRLGQAEPAEARIHQALALLGPGFTRNRVYYTAQLALAQLGQHDVEAACATADRALATAATAPGSRRIGSLLDDFRRQLAVHPASHAQDWLQRTAKGTPSP; translated from the coding sequence ATGACGAGGAAGACCGGCAATGTTCTGCTGGCCGCCCGTATGAGCGCCGCAGGGCTGAAGCAGCACGAGCTCGCGAGTCGGCTCAACGAGCACATCGAGAGCCTGACAGGGCGACCGGGGTCTCTTCAGGACCGGCATATCCGGAATTACCTGACGGGAACCACGCGTTGGCCGCATGCGCGCCAACGGATCGCCCTGGAAAGGGAATTCGGATGTTCCGCCGAGGAACTCGGGTTCGTCCCCCGTCAACGCACCGGGCCCCCCGACGGCATTCGGGCGATGGCACCGGGGAATCCGGTGGAGCGGCGGGACTTCACCCAGCGGGCCGCCGTGATGGCCGCGACCGTCGTCCTGCCCCCGGGCCGCACCACCGTCGGCATCTCCGACGTCAGACGTGTCGGGCAGGCGCTCGCCTCCCTCTACCGGCAGGAGTGCCGGGTCGGCGGTACGGCACGGATCGAGGCCCAGCTCCTGACCTGGATGCGGCACGCCCTGTCACTCCTGGACTCGGGCCGCGCCTCGGCCCGCGTACGGTCCATGCTCTACGCGGCTGCCGCGAACGCGGCCAGCACCGCCGGCTGGGCCGCGTTCGACTCCCGCAACCAGCAGCGCGCGGCGCACCACCTCGACCGTGCGGTGACGCTCGCGGGCCTGTCCGGGGACGCGGATGCCATGCACCGGGTGTGGAACAACGTCGCCATGCTCGCCGGGCAGCGGGGCGGTCTCATCGAGTCGCTGCACGCCTCGCAGGCGGTGCGGGACGCCGGAATGGCGCGGCGCGATCCGCTGTACGCCTCGCAGGCACACGCACGCATCGCGCTGTCCCACGCCCGTCTCCGCGACAAGCGGTCGGCGTTGCGGGCGCTGGGGCACGCCGAGGACGCGCTGGCCCGCGCGGACCTGAGCCATCGGCCCACCTGGCTGGCCTTCTACGACCACGCCGAACTGCACGGCCTGGCGGGCATCGTCCACCATCGTCTGGGACAGGCCGAGCCGGCCGAGGCGCGCATCCACCAGGCGCTGGCACTGCTGGGTCCGGGATTCACCCGTAACCGCGTCTACTACACCGCCCAGCTCGCCCTGGCCCAGCTCGGTCAGCATGACGTCGAGGCGGCCTGCGCGACCGCCGACCGCGCGCTCGCCACGGCCGCCACCGCGCCCGGCAGCCGGCGCATCGGCAGCCTTCTCGACGACTTCCGCCGTCAGTTGGCGGTGCACCCCGCATCACACGCCCAGGACTGGCTCCAGCGAACAGCGAAGGGGACACCCTCACCATGA
- a CDS encoding DMT family transporter, with protein sequence MPVALVLLLSGTWLLSGALVTGTDPLIVAVGRTAVCCAALTAVAASTGGGRADLRRAAARPGTVWLLGLLGFAGYAAGTLLAIPRIGTSLTNLVVALMPCASVVVGALFFGERAAPRKAAGAALACAAAAGYAALGAEAGDMDGTGLLLVAGATAAFAVYGFLYRQRLSGLPPSAVLPVLLAAATCLLLPMALPALIGRPPTLAATGGIVVLGAAVYAPAYLVQHRLILLRGPVFTAAVQLAVPFTVRLGDWALGTAPAPTPAELLLLALCCGGIALVTVRPRARLPVKG encoded by the coding sequence ATGCCGGTCGCCCTGGTGCTTCTGCTCTCCGGGACCTGGCTGTTGTCCGGCGCCCTGGTCACCGGGACCGATCCGCTGATCGTCGCCGTCGGCCGTACCGCCGTCTGCTGCGCCGCGCTTACCGCCGTCGCCGCCTCCACGGGGGGCGGCCGGGCCGATCTGCGCCGCGCGGCCGCCCGGCCCGGCACCGTATGGCTGCTGGGACTGCTCGGCTTCGCCGGATACGCCGCGGGCACCCTCCTCGCCATCCCGCGCATCGGTACCTCGCTCACCAACCTCGTCGTCGCGCTGATGCCGTGCGCGTCGGTGGTGGTGGGGGCCCTGTTCTTCGGCGAACGCGCGGCCCCGCGCAAGGCTGCCGGGGCGGCGCTCGCCTGCGCGGCGGCGGCCGGATACGCGGCACTCGGCGCCGAAGCGGGGGATATGGACGGCACGGGGCTGCTGCTCGTGGCGGGCGCGACGGCGGCCTTCGCTGTGTACGGGTTCCTGTACCGGCAACGCCTCTCCGGGCTGCCGCCGTCGGCCGTCCTGCCCGTGCTGCTCGCGGCGGCCACCTGCCTGCTCCTGCCGATGGCCCTGCCCGCGCTGATCGGCCGTCCGCCGACGCTCGCCGCGACCGGCGGGATCGTGGTGCTCGGTGCGGCCGTCTACGCGCCCGCCTACCTCGTACAGCACCGGCTCATCCTGCTGCGCGGGCCGGTCTTCACGGCCGCCGTCCAGCTCGCCGTCCCGTTCACCGTGCGCCTCGGCGACTGGGCGCTGGGCACCGCGCCCGCGCCCACGCCCGCCGAACTGCTGCTCCTCGCCCTGTGCTGCGGGGGGATCGCGCTGGTCACCGTCCGGCCGCGGGCGCGGCTTCCGGTGAAGGGGTGA
- a CDS encoding GNAT family N-acetyltransferase produces MTVQLRRYTAIDLPDIRPVLLDVYAEVYADSLHVPFTSLARFDQRLTNHAGGAGWEAVIGYDGDQPVGYAYGAPLRRGARWWSHMTTPLPEGFAEEDGSRTLALFELMVRAPWQGTGAAHRIHEDLLCPRPEKRVTLLCDPEHPRVLALYASWGYRHIGDQQPFPDGPRFSVLVRELEGAPTPREIIL; encoded by the coding sequence ATGACCGTCCAGTTGCGCCGCTACACCGCGATCGACCTGCCGGACATACGTCCGGTCCTCCTGGACGTCTACGCGGAGGTGTACGCCGACTCCCTGCACGTCCCCTTCACCAGCCTGGCGCGCTTCGACCAGCGGCTGACCAACCACGCCGGCGGCGCCGGGTGGGAAGCGGTGATCGGTTACGACGGCGACCAGCCCGTGGGGTACGCGTACGGCGCACCCCTGCGCCGGGGCGCCCGCTGGTGGTCGCACATGACGACCCCGCTGCCCGAGGGCTTCGCGGAGGAGGACGGGTCCCGCACGCTCGCCCTCTTCGAGCTGATGGTGCGCGCCCCGTGGCAGGGCACCGGCGCGGCGCACCGCATCCACGAGGATCTGCTGTGCCCGCGGCCCGAGAAGCGCGTCACGCTCCTGTGCGACCCGGAGCATCCCCGGGTCCTGGCCCTCTACGCGTCCTGGGGTTATCGGCACATCGGTGATCAGCAGCCCTTTCCGGACGGTCCGCGGTTCTCGGTCCTGGTGCGCGAGCTGGAAGGCGCGCCAACCCCTCGCGAGATCATCTTGTGA